In Argiope bruennichi chromosome 4, qqArgBrue1.1, whole genome shotgun sequence, a single window of DNA contains:
- the LOC129965372 gene encoding glycerate kinase-like codes for MLPIIYNCVTKHFKLNSFTNKVVRMSTDALCKDARIIFKTGYRSVQPLNLINKEVEINSNSIQIQGKSFPVFKNVYIVGFGKAVLGMANALETKLQEHLVSGIISVPDGMLTTLNTKLHDHFSSKSCIQVYEGASNNIPDENSLLAATKISEIVNSLKESDLLIVLISGGGSALLPAPKPPLTLKEKQKVIQLLASRGADIEELNAVRKQLSMLKGGKLALLAKPAKVISLILSDIIGDPIGMIASGPTVQNSDNPSLPLSIIEKYNLIQDLPKTAIQILTEAANQKQINESFSHVSNFVLGNNETALKAAAEKATDLEYQTLIVTNRLSGTASIIGTKLISLVMSAVDKRNLNEIINELKLPSHTQEMLSEAIFQLKTYGKKLCLLFGGETTVEVKGTGLGGRNQELSLSAALELYNRKPQNSIILLSAGTDGIDGPTCAAGAIASVSLTEEAKSKGLNPSSYLLNNDSYNFYSQMNDGWWLVKTGHTGTNVMDIIIILIT; via the exons ATGTTGCCTATCATTTACAATTGTGTTacgaaacatttcaaattaaactcaTTTACAAATAAAGTAGTTAGGATGTCAACAGATGCTTTATGTAAAGATGCTAGGATAATATTTAAAACAGGCTATAGATCTGTACaacctttaaatttaattaataaagaagttgaaataaattccaataGCATACAAATTCAAGGGAAAAGTTTTccagttttcaaaaatgtttatatagtTGGGTTTGGAAAGGCTGTTTTAGGTATGGCCAATGCTCTTGAAACTAAGCTTCAAGAACATCTAGTTTCAGGTATAATATCTGTACCAGATGGAATGCTAACAACATTAAACACAAAATT ACATGATCATTTCTCATCAAAGTCCTGTATACAAGTTTATGAAGGTGCTTCAAATAATATTCCTGATGAAAATTCCTTGTTAGCAGCTACCAAGATTTCTGAAATCGTCAATTCCCTCAAAGAATCAGATCTTCTAATTGTATTGATATCtg GTGGTGGTTCAGCATTGTTACCAGCTCCCAAACCTCCATtgactttaaaagaaaaacagaaagttATACAATTATTAGCATCTAGAGGTGCTGATATTGAAGAACTGAATGCGGTAAGAAAGCAATTATCAATGTTGAAAGGAGGAAAATTAGCACTTCTAGCTAAACCAGCTAAA GTAATAAGTCTTATTTTATCTGATATAATAGGTGATCCAATAGGTATGATTGCTAGTGGCCCAACAGTTCAAAACAGTGATAACCCATCACTTCCCTtatctattattgaaaaatataatttgatccAAGATTTACCAAAGACAGCAATTCAAATACTTACTGAGGCAGCaaatcaaaagcaaataaatgaatctttttccCATGTCAGTAATTTTGTATTAGGGAATAATGAAACAGCTTTGAAAGCAGCTGCAGAAAAGGCAACAGATTTGGAATATCAAACACTTATAGTGACTAACAGATTAAGTGGAACAGCAAGTATTATAGGTACAAAACTTATATCACTAGTCATGTCAGCAGtggacaaaagaaatttaaatgaaattattaatgaattaaaactacCATCACATACACAAGAAATGCTATCAGAGgctatttttcaattgaaaacttATGGAAAAAAACTTTGTTTACTGTTTGGTGGAGAGACAACAGTTGAAGTGAAAGGAACTGGGTTAGGAGGTCGTAATCAAGAATTATCACTATCAGCAGCTTTAGAATTATATAATCGGAAGCCTCAGAATAGTATCATTTTACTAAGTGCAGGAACAGATGGTATTGATGGTCCAACTTGTGCAGCTGGTGCAATAGCTTCTGTTTCTTTAACAGAAGAAGCAAAAAGCAAAGGACTAAACCCATCTTCTTATCTGTTGAACAatgattcatataatttttactcTCAAATGAATGATGGATGGTGGTTAGTTAAAACAGGACATACTGGTACTAATGTTAtggatattataattatattaatcacTTAA
- the LOC129965855 gene encoding WD repeat-containing protein 82-like → MHIMRLIDNVVRSFKVAKVFRENTDRINSIDFSQNGETLISSSDDESIVIYDCERGTHKRTLQSKKYGVDLIRYTHAPNTAIHSSTKVDDNVRYLSLHDNKYIRYYQGHTKKVVSLCMSPVDDTFMSSSLDKSIRIWDLRSPNCQGVMHLPGNRSVVNYDPEGLIFAVGLNSELVKLYDLKSFDKGPFNTFKLPQDKGCDWTGLKFSPDGKTILISTNGQVIHLIDAFQGTPLQEFTGYINNKGMALEASFSPDSQFIFSGSTDGRVHVWSAETGIKTAELFCDHTGPVQCVQFNPKYMLLASACTNMAFWVPTVDDNM, encoded by the exons ATGCACATTATGCGATTAATAGATAATGTTGTCCGGAGCTTTAAAGTAGCTAAAGTATTCCGGGAAAATACCGATCGAATTAACAGTATAGACTTTTCCCAAAATGGTGAAACTTTGATATCGAGTAGCGATGATGAATCCATTGTTATATATGACTGTGAAAGAGGAAC gcaCAAACGCACTTTGCAAAGCAAAAAATATGGTGTCGATTTAATTCGTTATACACATGCACCCAATACAGCAATACATAGTTCTACTAAAGTAGATG acaatgtccgTTATCTTTCACTTCATGACAACAAATACATTAGGTATTATCAAGGCCATACAAAGAA AGTCGTATCATTATGTATGTCACCAGTTGATGACACATTCATGTCCAGTTCACTTGACAAAAGTATAAGAATATGGGATTTACGATCTCCAAATTGTCag GGTGTGATGCATTTGCCTGGTAATCGTTCAGTGGTGAATTATGATCCTGAAGGGTTAATTTTTGCTGTGGGCTTGAACTCAGAATTGGtcaaattatatgatttaaagTCATTTGATAAA GGTCCATTCAATACATTTAAACTCCCTCAAGACAAAGGATGTGATTGGACAGGTTTAAAATTCAGCCCTGATGGCAAGACAATCCTCATATCTACAAATGGTCAAGTCATTCATCTCATTGATGCATTTCAAGGAACGCCATTGCAAGAATTTACg GGTTACATCAATAACAAAGGAATGGCTTTAGAAGCATCATTCAGTCCTGATTCTCAGTTTATATTTAGTG GCTCTACTGATGGCCGAGTTCATGTGTGGAGTGCAGAAACAGGTATAAAAACCGCAGAACTATTTTGTGATCATACTGGACCTGTGCAATGTGTTCAGTTCAATCCAAAGTATATGTTATTGGCCTCTGCATGCACAAATATG gctTTCTGGGTCCCTACTGTGGATGACAACATGTAG